The sequence below is a genomic window from Ipomoea triloba cultivar NCNSP0323 chromosome 10, ASM357664v1.
AAAGCATGTCTCACTGAGATACATCTAACCATTTGCAACTTTTGCTAGTTTGACTCATATGCATTATGATatgatttttgaggaaaatcATGTTTTTATTGTTGTCTTGGTTTGAATAGGAGAAGCATTTGAGGTTATGGTTGTTTGAGTGTAAAGAGCCAAGCCATGAAGCATTTGTGCTTGGTGGAGCTGCAATTGGGGTGCTGGTGATAGCTCATTTGATTGCCAACCTTGTTGGAGGCTGCAGTGTATGCGCCACAGATGAGATTAAGAATGCTTCCACTCGCAAGCAAATCGCTATTGCATTTCTTGCCTTCACTTGGTATGTATTTTTGCCCTTAATTACTATCATCACTACTTCATCCATATTCTTAAGAAATTTGATCTAGGGATAAGATAAGCCTTAAATAGACGTTCTAATTGTACACCAAAATGTAATTAGACTATCAAAATATGTactgtcacttataaatctattatcaaaattagaattaactctaattacattttgatatatgaTTAGACGTTCTAattgtacaccaaaaaaaaatcgaaCCGAAGACCGTTCTTTGGCtgttaaatatgttaattgcacaaTTTTTACCCGATTCACCTGAGGTTTGTTTAGTTCAAAGGtttaattacattttgatatatgaTTAGACGCCTATTTGACCCTCATCCCAAAATTCTATAACATCATATATATGTTAAAAACCAAAATAAAGAGCAACATAGATAAATAACCTAACGCcatgaataaatattttgattgatatatatttatgtgtgggCAGGATCATATTTGCAGTGGGATTGGGGACACTTGTGATTGGGACAATGGCAAACAGAAAGTCTCGAGCATCGTGTGGGATGTCTCACCACAACTTTCTGTCAATTGGAGGAATTGCTTGCTTTGTTCATGGGGCCTTTGCACTTGGATACTATGTCACTGCAACCATGGCTACCTAATCCTTAATTCATACACATACAAAACCATCAATGCATCATAATCTACGACCTGTCTCTCTTCAATTCTTATGTTTTGTTCCTTAAATCCATCTAATGTTAAGTTAGTCCTAGGCTAATTAATGTTTTTAACCTCTGTCAAATTACGATGTTTAACGGTTCTATCGTCCCACTTTCtttgtcatatttactattttattggTTAAATTAAGTATGTTGTTGCTTAAAGTTTGATACCGAGtgtttttaatgaaattatttatcaaacattaTATATACTACTTGAATACTTTAACTCAAGATTTTTAAGAAAACGtatttttaattcattgatCAACAAGTATATTTTTTTCCCCCTTAAAACTACACTGATGAGTTGTTCAAACTCGACACAATCAAAACTTGACTTCGACTAACTTGATCCAAGTTGAAGTCCAAGTAAGGAAGGAGAAGTCGTATTGCgtaaattacataaattataccatggaccagggtccaaattgcattgtagaccctggtccaaaacaACATTCTGTaaatgcaattaatatattatgtattcctAGTTAATcgattatatatttgtaaataaattgaagatacataaaaattaattacatgtGCAGAATAATTTGTTAACGCTAGATACATAATCTGAACTGATCCACTAGGAGCATGgtagaccatgattcacaaTATAACAATTGGTCATATTGCCATAATGCCATGCCAATGAAATATATGTAAAAGGGACAACTCAACAAGCTACATTAACAAGTGAATAGAACCAAAGAAATATATGTGAAGGGGACAACAACTCAACAAGCTACATTAACAAGTGAATAGAACCAAAGAAATACTCAACAAGCTACATTAACAAGTGAATAGAACCAAAGAAATATATGTGAAGGGGACAACAACTCAACAAGCTACATTAACAAGTGAATAGAACCAAAGAACAACTCAACAAGCTACATTAACAAGTGAATAGAACCAAAGAAATACTCAACAAGCTACATTAACAAGTGAATAGAACCAAAGAAATATATGTGAAGGGGACAACAACTCAACAAGCTACATTAACAAGTGAATAGAACCAATAAAATTTATGTAAAGGGGacaacaactcaacaacctacATTAACAAGTGAATAAAACCAAAGAAATGTGTAAAGGGGACAACAACTCAACAGGCTACATTAACAAGTGAATAGAACCTTAAACTGAGGTACAAGGTTGTGCTATGCTTAGATTTGAGCTA
It includes:
- the LOC116032965 gene encoding uncharacterized protein LOC116032965 isoform X2; the protein is MASKAVGLLVCALILALDIVAGILGIKAEAEQDKEKHLRLWLFECKEPSHEAFVLGGAAIGVLVIAHLIANLVGGCSVCATDEIKNASTRKQIAIAFLAFTWIIFAVGLGTLVIGTMANRKSRASCGMSHHNFLSIGGIACFVHGAFALGYYVTATMAT